A region of the Vigna unguiculata cultivar IT97K-499-35 chromosome 9, ASM411807v1, whole genome shotgun sequence genome:
CAAATGACTTTCATGTCCTTTTATGTTGTTTAATATTGCCATAATACGGAAAACTTTCAAATTCTCTATCAGTTAAAAATTAGATAATGTAGTGAACTTGtcgaaaacaaaatatattaataataattttaaaatgtattaattctCAAAAACGAGCTGATGGATTATTTATGTAGctgttaaaaaaagaaagaaagagacaaaTAGGGtctattttaagatttaatatGTGATTGAAAACGTTAGCACTTACACTGATGGATGAGGTTATTCATGAAAATTAACCAAAGAAGAATGCAtactttttcataaataaacCCATACATTAAAAGTCCCGTTTTTAGTGGCAATCGCTGTATGAGTGCAGTGGAGCTTTGACCAGAGACCATTTTCTTTCACCTTTTATCTCTCGTGGAATCTGTTAAGAGATATAAGTaactttaaaatgattaaaataatgcaTTAGTCGGGAAGAACCTACCCTAGTaactgaaaatataaaaattacaataatccAACATATACACCAACTAACATAGATTTATAACGCAGATGCAACAAAGGGATGCTCAACCCAACACCAAATATGCACATTTCTGAGTATGCACGTGTACGACATGCACCAAAGACAACTCTGTCAGAAGATAAACGAATTTCATGTCTAAAAGAATAGTGTGCCTGCAGATATCTCCTTTTGGATTTTCTTTGCGCCCACAGAAACATCCGATGATCACATGTTAACTGTTGGAGCTCCCTAATTTCACAATCAAACTTACAATAATCAGTTACTAATCACTGAAATAAAATCGAATGAGAACAAAAACATGCCATTTCATTTAACCCTAACTGATAAACACAAAAACTCACCTTAAACAGAAGATCATACGCAATATATTCCCAGGGCAATGATATGGACATTAAGCTGCACTTCAGAGGTATCAAATCATCAAAATTTGAGTTAGAGGCAGAGGCCGCTGCATAAGCATGCTTTGCTGCTACTGATGCAGCGGAAGCTGCTCTGCGGACAATCACGCCAAGCCCGAACCCTTTCTTTGATATAACTGGAGAAAATGGGCCTGAATCCTCGTGGCTTTGATCTGACATTGCAACGGAGAGATTCCATTTCAGTGATCCTTATATCTATCTTTTAATTGATAAGATTGGAACATACACAAGCTTCACAACATGTTTGGCTAGAATAGTAAAACTAAGAAACAGTATTGCCGTGAGGCTTTGTTCTTTAACTCTATAAACACTGTAGAAGCACTTGCTATCCTGATAGAAACAAATTTAATACAgaatcatataaattaaaacaaacaataatatGTTAAACATGTTTCAATCCGAAGAATACTATTCAGACTTTATAAATATCTTATTAAGTCTTGTAATATAGGAATCCTGTAAGGTAAAAAAATCATAGCATGTCAAATACCAACGAAAATTTTGGAAATCCAGGCATAAAGTGGTTTCTTTTACCTGCAACACCAGAAACAGCTACTTCAACCTCCCCTCTGCCTCCAGGACCTTTCATGTAAATCCTATCTGTTTTTCCAGAAGAAAGGCCCACGGATAAAAGGCTCCCAAATCGGGACCTGCCACCTGCTGTATGTACATGGTATGTGGCACCTATTAGCTTATGTACAACATAATGAGCTTGTGGAATTTCCAGTATGAAGGAAGTGAAATGTTGCTTTAGCAAGAGGGAAAAGTCTCgttaaaataagagaaaaagaaaatgctaCTTAAGATTAAATCTATTAAACTGCTCTACATATGAAAATTTCTGTAAATAGAATTTATGAAATATCATAATATGGTTGGGCACTGCTTTTTCAGCAAGGATGAATAAAATTACCCAACCATGGTTAATGGATTTGTAAAAGATCAAGAGATTCAAAATAACATTGACACATCAAGTGAAGGGAAGGAATTTGTCCACATCCACATATCTGGTAAAATACTATGGTGACAATATGTTAAATGTTCAAAAATACATCCCCAAACATTATACCATCATAAGCATCTCGAACCATTTGATAGCTGACAAATCCAGAGAAAAGGGTAAGCTGCAAATCGGAGATATCAGAACATCAGAATGTTTTAGTAAATTAAGAAGTTCTGCATAAGTTTTGTTTGTTGGCATACCCATTGAATAATTTAAGTACATACTTGAAGAATTAGATTGagaatgttgaaaaaaaaaaacttggttCATCAATAAAAAAGGCACATTGCAGTGGttagataaattataatttccaTTTACTTCCCTATTTATAGGATATAGAGAGCATATCTGAAGAAATCACACTCCTATATGAAAGCCCATTAGGATCTAACATTCTAGCATGCATTTCAGGTATGGTCTTATTGTGTTGAACTTAGCTGTTCTGTCAAAGTGAGTCCTGCAAACAAATTCTTTACAAACAATTTGCTGCATCTTATAAACATAGGGAAGTGGTATGAATAGTTTCATCTTATAATGTTCATGCTATAATCAGCGAAGTGTAAAGACTATTCACATTCCAATTACATAAATTACAAGCACTATCTTTTTTAGCCCTGGCATCTGCCAAAAGTGACAAATGTTCCAGCTGCATATTTCATCATTAACATCAAAGCATGTAGAAGGAACATACAGTCCATATTATgcagtatttaaataaaacaaaaaaaaatattaatagaatgAAATGAGCAGATTATCAAAATCTGGaaggaaaataaatttcagaTATAGTAACGAAGAAGTAATTAAACCTTTGTATCCTTTTTCTTTGCAGATCTAGTATGGACTTCCAAAGAGGAGCTATTACTACAATCATTTGACACCTTCTCACTTGGAAATGCTGCCCCATCATGTGCGTTTAGAACTACACAATAGCAATGATCTTTTTCAGTCAAAACCTGCGGGGAAACAAAATCACCAAGATTTCATGAAGTCATCACAATGAGAATGCATAATGCATTCAATAATGTCTACTCTTGATATGGGGCAAGTCAAGAACAATCAACCAGGAGAAAGCATTCGTacagaaaataaatacaacatgacaATGTGaattaagaatttaaattaatatcaatcAAAATTCAGCTCTTGACTGAAACACATAAGCATTAAACAGTTAACAAGATCAACCATTAATCTGTAACTAGTATACATTTTTGTAAATGGATGTGGAAATTTCACAAGTAAATAAAAGCGTGGAGCATTTCAAGGTAACCTTATTTTTCCACACATACCCGTTTTGCAATATGAAACAAACAATATAAAGCAGggcatatttacaaaatatcaCCTTAACTAGAAAATGTAAACCACAACATATGTTGAATAAGTATAAACATTTCATACATGAAAGTGTAATTAAAAACGTAAAACTTACTAAAGTGATTTATTACCACAGCATCAAAAGTAGAGTCAAAATCATCAATTGCAAAACATATATCTGGATAAGCAGGAGTTGTTTCCACTTCCTATACACATCAATGTCGGTGTCATTGTCAATAAAGTAGAAAGTATCCAAAAACAACAGTATTCattcttttaaatatgaatatataaaagaaaaagataggtATACTTGCCTTTTTAGAGTCCAATTGAAAATTTACACGACTTGGGGATGCATAAACAGTCTTCACAACCTGAGAAAGTACAAAGGGCGTCATTGCCAAATCAGAGGATATGATGTTTATTTACATTTAGagttttatacattttaaacttACAACACACCAATGTTGACCATATAATACTGAGAAAAAAACCGCATTGGCTTAAAGTTTCACAGAAAGGGATCCTCCAGTCcaaaattgtgaacaaatccttattgacaaataaatttaaacaacaCCAACAATAGGTTGACCATGGGGAAGAACAAAACAATCACTGTTGCAGAAAACAGAGTTCTCAAATCTATAGCCATTTCAAAGGGCcaaaaatagtttaatataGAAGTTGAATGAGATAACAATATAGGAGGGAATATTACCAACTACTGGGAAGGAGTTGAATTAAATTTACAGTTTATGACATATAGGAATGGTTGAGGACTACGGTTCCAGGCAGTCCTTGATCAAAATGTCAAGAAagtataaatcaaaattttaaacagaCATAAAAGGAGGATATATTAACCTCAAAGTAACAGAAATTTAGAAATCACTCACAGTACCACACTTCCGTATTTGAAGCCATGAAAACTGAAATTCATCATCATAGAATAACAGTACAACCCGGAATTGTGCAAAGGTATTTGTGACATTCCCAATGGGTCCTCTTACGGCAATTAatcaacaaaaaatgaaaaaattgaaacagCTAGAAAGTTAGGACTAAAATATTTGGTGTCGTTTGGGGTGAGCCTGAATAAGCCCAGAAGAAATAGACCTTCAGAAAAGAAACTACAGATCCAATACATGCAAAAGCAGTAGCTTGAAGATGGAAAATATTCATCATCATCCCATCAAAACGGGACTTAGGGTTGATAATTCTTCCGTTTTCTCTGAACCTTAAATTGATATATATCACAagatttgtaaatttatttttgacctATGAATATTAGATAACACAAAAGGAGAgaggaaaacaaataaaaaaaatgaagtgtggacaatggaaatgggaaagagattcattatacaCATACCTTGTATATAGGGGATAAAGGTGTATCCTCCCCAGCTCGATGATTAAGAAGATCCTGGTGACTAGAGAAATAGATAACTCAAATCAGATTGCCTAGATCAATGCTTGTGGGGAACATATGAACAATAACCCTAAATTGTAAGGATTTATAAAGTTTATGCAAACAGTTTATTGGCCTAAAAACATGATTTTTGATAATGCAAACACTTTATGACTCTTCGTTAAAGTTAGAGAATGTTTCAATCAGAATTTGCAAGTTACTCTAATAAGTACAACTAAAAATATGATGCTGAAACaaaaatatggaaaaaataaaaactgttgAAACTGAAATGAGCTTTGGTATTTGGCATAAAAGAAATCTTGCTGGTGATAAATGACCAAATGACAGTGCAATCATACAAGTCATCTATCTTGGAAATATTTAAGGAAACAAGAGATCGGTTCTTTGGAGACTCTTCAAAACAAATCAACTGATGCATGCATACGACCTTGGTACAAAGTAGATAAATTTAAGAGGCAACCTGAATGGTTTAGAAATCATCTAAAAGATTAGCCATGGTGAAACACAATGGTGGAAACAAAATTAAGGAAAGAGGATCATTACCTGCAAATTGCAACAGTTACACTGAATGATGTATGGGCAATTAAATTCAAGTAAAATGATCGCCTCCAGTCCACATCTATAGAAGTTTCATCAACTAAGTCGTGCAACTGGTTGagaaaaagtgaacaaaattatttggcATCACAATGGTTGGACTACCAAATCCTACGTCCAAAAGAGttatcaaataaaacatatggattttagcaattaaaaaaatagaattggTTGGTTCACAAGGAAAATAATGCCAAGCCACATGATACATAAACACTTTCATGCACTCAATGCTTGCCACAATTCAACTCATACTATGCCCAGGCCAACTTTCGCTGTCATGTTTAGATAAAATTTGGATAAGTGCCTTCATGAATTCCGATGCACCAAATGAAGAACAGAGAAATTGTTGCTTTAAAAATGCTTTTGGGCTCTCCAACTTTAACCTCAAATTAACACAAACTCACCAAAAATTCTGGTTTTTTAAGGATTCCCTATATTCTAGTTAGGCTACATCTTAGATTTTGAGTAAGGCCTAAACCAAAATTCTAATACATACGCCGCATCAAAGTTTATCCTAATGGTTGTTATTAAACCAAATGGATCGCTTGTAAATGGGTCATTGTAGGATCACCTGTATGGTAGATGTCTAGTCTTACAAATCTAATTGCGATGTGCAATCCCAAATGTGAGGACTGAGTCAAAGATCATACACTGACCAGCCATAAGACCAAAATAGCACACATAAGTAAGCACAAGCTAATTTTAAGGCCCAAACCAAATAAAAGAGGAACAAGTTTAAGAAATGAGATtgcattaacatgttggcttgtTATAAGcatttttgaattgtttaacAACTACATATCCATGAATGCCAATGACACTTAAAAGTCTCAAACACCTATAACAATAGTTTTCACCTGAGGTTGTATGGAAAGGGGTAAAAGATCAGTCAGTAACAAAcattttttacatgtttttgctCTTCTTTGAATATGCAAATGGTTCAGAGGAAAAACAAGCACATTGAAACACACAAGAAAACGAGTTATCGTATATCATTTAGCGTGAAGAACATTGAAAACAAGCACTTTCGGAGTTTGAACTTCTGCAGACGCTTATATTGTGTGAGCACAAGTGTAGGagattttgaatatattttaaagttgaatttacCTTAGGTGCCCACCTGCGTACAAAATAAGGCTCAACGGTCTCTGTTTTATTGTTGGAACCAGAACCATGGGAACCCTGTAGGAAAACAAGACTTCTAAAAGGATCAAATATTGCTTTCAATCCAACAACTTTCAAACCAAAGAACATAGCAAGAAAATAGTAATTCAAATCACGATTAACCCGTTTGAACAAAGATTAACATTAAATCAacagaaaaattataaagttgaaaACGACATACCAATTTTCTGACAAAGAAAACAAGATCATCATCTTGGCGTCCCCTTGACTCCTTGCCACGAACGAAATACAAATCAAAGACATCGTGCCAAAACCTCATATCCATTTCAACATCAGAAGTTTCTTGATCCTCAACTACCGTTTTCCCTATTGACTTGGAGTTTTTCTTCACCATGCTCAACAATTCATACCTTAGTAACATAAATCAAACAAactaataattacaatttatcacaaagaaaaaagaaattgatgcaGGGCAGTATTATCAGCGcatccaaaacataaaaaaagaaagtcaGGAAAAAGAATAATGCACGATGCAACACCATGTGAGATTGAATATCCTTCCACAACCCaatcataatcataaaattGAACACGAGTGAAGGCACAAAAAAGAGAGCGCAGAAGAACACAAACGTGATCGAGAAATTACGAGTACCTTAAGGGGGTTTCGTCTTCATCGCCCAGCATCATCTCAATTGCTTTCGGTTATCAATGTTCAAGAATCAAATCCAGTTTAGGGTTTATGGCCAAGAACCGTGGGCGATGATGAGCTTCCGAATCTCTACAGTGctcaagaagaagaaagagtagACAAGTTGTTCGGTGCTTTGACACTTCAACACACCACTAGAAAGCGACCAACTATAGATTATGTGTATCGGCAACCGcgatctttttaatttttgtttacaattaataaataagtatttataatATGCTTTTAATCATTCAATCAACAGGTCGTTGTAGTATAGTGGTAAGTATTCCCGCCTGTCACCCGGGTGACCCGGGTTCGATCCCCGGCAACggcgaattttaatttttgtttataattaattaataatagtttTGTTTGAATTCTTGAAATAAAATAGCTTTGTGGTGGCTGTAGTATAGGTTCGATCTTTCGTAACGGCGAGAACTTTTGTTTCTAATTAATTTCTAGttgtcaataaattttttattttattattcataaaatatttattttaagttgagTAAAACATAATACAAAACATTAGTGTAAGACTAGTCTTTCACATCACATTGTTTATATTGGATTGAAAGGAATGtgagaaagaaaaatgttgtgatatttttatgaataagtgGACTTTTTTTTACACGAATTATTTGGTATTTAAtgtgaaagtttataaattaagactcttaatattatttttcctaGTGATTTTAGTGTAAAGTAATTTTaggttgtatttatttttattgatttatcgTTAATATAATGGATTTGTGATTTTATCGTATTCCTATCCAGCGATCTCAAGTGAGTGGAAAAACAAAATTGCGGAATGAAAAAAGATAAGATATTTACTTATGAAAGGAACTTTCAAAgtgaaacatttatttttacaattatattctATGCCATTGAGGTATGGTTATGAGTTTGAAAAACGATTCCATAACTGGTTTcatatataatactttttaaaaataataaataatactaataaataataacaataataataataataacatattaattttaactttaaaaaatatattatattttaatataataaaaataaataaaaacaagaacCGATTCCATAATCGgttgttattttaatagaattaaCCATTGTActgttaaattttatataaccGTTGTactattaaatttgaaatcacTGATGTTTGGTTCTCAACTTCGAAACCatagaaatgcatgaatgttTCCTTCgatttcatttaattgtttgtcttctttttatatttattaattgtatctttgaatttgttgtatcctttttattttctttctaggTTTTTACTATTCgttcgattttataaaaaattacaaaaatagttgaaattttgatttttaaccTCTGTGtggtaatttattttagtttaatttaatataaagtcGTGTATCTCTAGatacaaaattttgataattataaacattaaacattcataatttttgttgtaAAACTCATATAGACTCACTTCATATGAAAGTTGTTCTCAAAAAATTAGAGGTGACAATTAGGGTTGGCCTGTTGGGTCGGCCCGCAAGCCCGCAAACAAAATGTGGGGCGGGCCAGGGTCGTGAGTATGTAGGCCCGTAATGACCCGGCCTGCATAAACCCGCAGTCCACACGGGCTGACGCACAGCCCGCACGGGTCAGTCTGCAAGCtcgcataaaattaaaagaaaaaaaacctgcatttgtgtatattaattacttttgttaTGAACTTTTGCATTAATGTTTCAAATTCTTAATTCttgtataattgaaaaaaataagtattatgtattttttaatgttctaaaagttaaaagaatacattgtgtatgtcatagtatgaatatgatgaaaatgttgaattatcaatttatcatccaactccccaaagtctttaattttgtgaacttcttaaagtttccccaatttttaaacattgaaagtttatcataaaagttaaaaaaaaagggttaattatgtttttggtccctgaATTATTAAGCGATTTTGGTTTTAGTCCTTCTTCTAAAGTTTGCTCTAACTAGGTCCCTAACATTTCAAAACTCAAGGGATTAATCCTCGAAATCTAAcgttgttaatattttttttaacgtcGCAAACTGTATTTTACGTCAACAATCTTATTTAAAAAcgtgacaaattttttaattaaaaaataaatttgattttccagCTAATCTTCTTCTCCTTTGTGAGGTTAGGTTTCTCTCCCAAATCTCCATTAGAGCTTCTTTTGCTCCTTCCATTCTGCAAAATCTAAAGACACAAAAgatcttcatctttttcttctctctcgcGTGGGATGTAGCTTCCTCTTCATCTCCCCATTTGAGCATGCAGTCACCGTTGAAGCGATCGCCGACGTTGTTGTCGCACGTTGCATCTATGTTTTTCTTCTGCACGCGAGAACCCTAATCCAGCCACCACTCCACGACTACAACTATTTCGTCCGTTCAGAGCTACCGCGGGTGACGCCGCTTGGGGTCGAAGTGCTTGCCTGCATCAACCACATCAGCCATCGCGCAAAACCCTTCTATTTCTATTTGCTCACACGTGTTCTCCTTCAAGCTTCCATGGCTTCTTCCTTTCGCGGGCTACATGGGATCCACTACTGTTAGCACAACAACGTTCGCAATCGGAGGCACCAATTccccatttaattatttttgttttttttttctgattagtTATTCTTCTTGATTTTGGGTTGTAACTCATGAGTGTTTTTATCACTATAATGAAAAGGGGAAATGAAAATTTgcttttggttttggttttgcatAGTGTTGATTGATGGATGGGTGCGTATGGGGAAGAAGAGGATGAAGGTTGAAAATGgattatgaaattttgttgtACGTATTTGAGGATGAAGATTCTTTGTGTTGATTTtgtgaaaatgaagaaaatatagTGTGTTTTGGTGTTTATTGGCATTGATGGAAGAATATGTGGTTGTGTTGGGTGATGGAGACGAAGGGTGAAACTGGTATCCACGAAAGGtgcaaaatcaattttattttttaattaaataatttgccACATGTTTAAATAAGATCGTTGACGTAGAATACCGTCTGCCTcgttaagaaaaatattaacatcGTTAGATTCTGAGGACTAATCCCACGAGTTTTTAAAGGATAGGGACCTAGTTAGAGCAAACTTTAAAAGAGGGACTAAAATCAAAATCACTTAATaattcagggactaaaaacataattaaccaaaaaaaaaattaaaaagaaacaagccAGCCCACGGGTCCACAGACCAAATGCGAGATAGGGCGGACCAATGATTGCAGTCCGCATAAATTGTGCGGGATGGAGCGGACCCGCATTGTCACCTTACAAAAAGGTGAGGAATCTGCAAGTAATACCAACAAGGAcgaaaatattcaaaatttgttcacttattactgtattttttttcttttaatctctCTTAGTATTTTTGAGACACTTTTGTTAATTTAAGGaatttctaattaatatatatatatatatatatatatatatatatatatattacttagaAAGGTATGGAATTTTTTGTGGTATTtttaatactaaattaaaattgatcaaCCCTTTAAACTCTAGATATGtcatattttaatgtttaaatctttttatttttg
Encoded here:
- the LOC114164198 gene encoding uncharacterized protein LOC114164198 isoform X2 yields the protein MSLICISFVARSQGDAKMMILFSLSENCLVFLQGSHGSGSNNKTETVEPYFVRRWAPKLHDLVDETSIDVDWRRSFYLNLIAHTSFSVTVAICSHQDLLNHRAGEDTPLSPIYKVVKTVYASPSRVNFQLDSKKEVETTPAYPDICFAIDDFDSTFDAVVLTEKDHCYCVVLNAHDGAAFPSEKVSNDCSNSSSLEVHTRSAKKKDTKLTLFSGFVSYQMVRDAYDAGGRSRFGSLLSVGLSSGKTDRIYMKGPGGRGEVEVAVSGVADQSHEDSGPFSPVISKKGFGLGVIVRRAASAASVAAKHAYAAASASNSNFDDLIPLKCSLMSISLPWEYIAYDLLFKGAPTVNM
- the LOC114164198 gene encoding uncharacterized protein KIAA0930 homolog isoform X1 yields the protein MMLGDEDETPLRYELLSMVKKNSKSIGKTVVEDQETSDVEMDMRFWHDVFDLYFVRGKESRGRQDDDLVFFVRKLGSHGSGSNNKTETVEPYFVRRWAPKLHDLVDETSIDVDWRRSFYLNLIAHTSFSVTVAICSHQDLLNHRAGEDTPLSPIYKVVKTVYASPSRVNFQLDSKKEVETTPAYPDICFAIDDFDSTFDAVVLTEKDHCYCVVLNAHDGAAFPSEKVSNDCSNSSSLEVHTRSAKKKDTKLTLFSGFVSYQMVRDAYDAGGRSRFGSLLSVGLSSGKTDRIYMKGPGGRGEVEVAVSGVADQSHEDSGPFSPVISKKGFGLGVIVRRAASAASVAAKHAYAAASASNSNFDDLIPLKCSLMSISLPWEYIAYDLLFKGAPTVNM